The following proteins come from a genomic window of Drosophila sulfurigaster albostrigata strain 15112-1811.04 chromosome X, ASM2355843v2, whole genome shotgun sequence:
- the LOC133848129 gene encoding GATA zinc finger domain-containing protein 14-like isoform X14, giving the protein MYGRSSPRFGSGESALRSRNDYSTLYHDTTMYYNDALYDYTTLYYNDPLHNNNLHHDNMHHNNMHHNNLHNNTLYNNTTLYNNTTLYYHTTLHHNNLHHNNLHHNTLYNNTTLYHNTTLYNNTTLYYNDPLRASRYNTTLYNNTTLYYHTTLHHNNLHHNNLHHNNLHHNNLHHNNLHHNNLHHNTLYNNTTLYYNDPLRASRYNTTLYNNTTLYYHTTLHHNNLHHNNLHHNNLHHNNLHHNNLHNNTLYNNTTLYYNDPLRASRYNTTLYNNTTLYYHTTLHHNNLHHNNLHHNNLHHNNLHHNNLHNNTLYNNTTLYYNDPLRASRYNTTLYNNTTLYYHTTLHHNNLHHNNLHHNNLHNNTLYNNTTMHHNNMHHNNMHHNNLHNNTLYNNTTLYNNTTLYYNDPLRASRYNTTLYNNTTLYYHTTLHHNNLHHNNLHHDNMHHNNMHHNNMHHNNMHNNTLYNNTTLCNNTTLYYNDPLRASRYNTTLYNNTTLYYHTTLHHNNLHHNNLHHDNMHHNNLHNNTLYNNTTLYNNNLHNNTLYNNNLHNNNMHHDNMRHINSPLCRSYSRSHINSPLCRSCSASHSVVSRAVVSR; this is encoded by the exons ATGTACGGAAGGTCATCCCCACGTTTTGGAAGCGGAGAATCCGCCTTGCGATCACGAAACGACTACTCCACCCTGTACCACGACACCACCATGTATTACAACGACGCCTTGTACGACTACACCACCCTGTACTACAACGACCccttgcacaacaacaacctgcACCACGACAACatgcaccacaacaacatgCACCACAACAACTTGCACAACAACACCCTGTACAACAACACCACCCTGTACAACAACACCACCCTGTAC TACCACACCACCTTGCACCACAACAACCTGCACCACAACAACCTGCACCACAACACCCTGTACAACAACACCACCCTGTACCACAACACCACCCTGTACAACAACACCACCCTGTACTACAACGACCCCTTGCGCGCATCAAGATACAACACCACCCTGTACAACAACACCACCCTGTACTACCACACCACCTTGCACCACAACAACCTGCACCACAACAACCTGCACCACAACAACCTGCACCACAACAACCTGCACCACAACAACCTGCACCACAACAACCTGCACCACAACACCCTGTACAACAACACCACCCTGTACTACAACGACCCCTTGCGCGCATCAAGATACAACACCACCCTGTACAACAACACCACCCTGTACTACCACACCACCTTGCACCACAACAACCTGCACCACAACAACCTGCACCACAACAACCTGCACCACAACAACCTGCACCACAACAACTTGCACAACAACACCCTGTACAACAACACCACCCTGTACTACAACGACCCCTTGCGCGCATCAAGATACAACACCACCCTGTACAACAACACCACCCTGTACTACCACACCACCTTGCACCACAACAACCTGCACCACAACAACCTGCACCACAACAACCTGCACCACAACAACCTGCACCACAACAACTTGCACAACAACACCCTGTACAACAACACCACCCTGTACTACAACGACCCCTTGCGCGCATCAAGATACAACACCACCCTGTACAACAACACCACCCTGTACTACCACACCACCTTGCACCACAACAACCTGCACCACAACAACCTGCACCACAACAACTTGCACAACAACACCCTGTACAACAACACCACC atgcaccacaacaacatgcaccacaacaacatgCACCACAACAACTTGCACAACAACACCCTGTACAACAACACCACCCTGTACAACAACACCACCCTGTAC TACAACGACCCCTTGCGCGCATCAAGATACAACACCACCCTGTACAACAACACCACCCTGTACTACCACACCACCTTGCACCACAACAACCTGCACCACAACAACCTGCACCACGACAACatgcaccacaacaacatgcaccacaacaacatgcaccacaacaacatgCACAACAACACCCTGTACAACAACACCACCCTGTGCAACAACACCACCCTGTACTACAACGACCCCTTGCGCGCATCAAGATACAACACCACCCTGTACAACAACACCACCCTGTACTACCACACCACCTTGCACCACAACAACCTGCACCACAACAACCTGCACCACGACAACATGCACCACAACAACTTGCACAACAACACCCTGTACAACAACACCACcctgtacaacaacaacttgcacAACAACACcctgtacaacaacaacttgcacaacaacaacatgcaccACGACAACATGCGCCACATCAACAGTCCGCTCTGCCGCAGCTATAGTCGAAGCCACATCAACAGTCCGCTCTGTCGCAGCTGCAGTGCAAGCCACAGTGTCGTATCCAGAGCTGTTGTCAGCCGATGA
- the LOC133848129 gene encoding GATA zinc finger domain-containing protein 14-like isoform X16, translating into MYGRSSPRFGSGESALRSRNDYSTLYHDTTMYYNDALYDYTTLYYNDPLHNNNLHHDNMHHNNMHHNNLHNNTLYNNTTLYNNTTLYYHTTLHHNNLHHNNLHHNTLYNNTTLYHNTTLYNNTTLYYNDPLRASRYNTTLYNNTTLYYHTTLHHNNLHHNNLHHNNLHHNNLHHNNLHHNNLHHNTLYNNTTLYYNDPLRASRYNTTLYNNTTLYYHTTLHHNNLHHNNLHHNNLHHNNLHHNNLHNNTLYNNTTLYYNDPLRASRYNTTLYNNTTLYYHTTLHHNNLHHNNLHHNNLHNNTLHHNNLHNNTLYNNTTLYNNTTLYYNDPLRASRYNTTLYNNTTLYYHTTLHHDNLHHNNMHHNNMHHNNMHHNNLHNNTLYNNTTLYNNTTLYYNDPLRASRYNTTLYNNTTLYYHTTLHHNNLHHNNLHHDNMHHNNMHHNNMHHNNMHNNTLYNNTTLCNNTTLYYNDPLRASRYNTTLYNNTTLYYHTTLHHNNLHHNNLHHDNMHHNNLHNNTLYNNTTLYNNNLHNNTLYNNNLHNNNMHHDNMRHINSPLCRSYSRSHINSPLCRSCSASHSVVSRAVVSR; encoded by the exons ATGTACGGAAGGTCATCCCCACGTTTTGGAAGCGGAGAATCCGCCTTGCGATCACGAAACGACTACTCCACCCTGTACCACGACACCACCATGTATTACAACGACGCCTTGTACGACTACACCACCCTGTACTACAACGACCccttgcacaacaacaacctgcACCACGACAACatgcaccacaacaacatgCACCACAACAACTTGCACAACAACACCCTGTACAACAACACCACCCTGTACAACAACACCACCCTGTAC TACCACACCACCTTGCACCACAACAACCTGCACCACAACAACCTGCACCACAACACCCTGTACAACAACACCACCCTGTACCACAACACCACCCTGTACAACAACACCACCCTGTACTACAACGACCCCTTGCGCGCATCAAGATACAACACCACCCTGTACAACAACACCACCCTGTACTACCACACCACCTTGCACCACAACAACCTGCACCACAACAACCTGCACCACAACAACCTGCACCACAACAACCTGCACCACAACAACCTGCACCACAACAACCTGCACCACAACACCCTGTACAACAACACCACCCTGTACTACAACGACCCCTTGCGCGCATCAAGATACAACACCACCCTGTACAACAACACCACCCTGTACTACCACACCACCTTGCACCACAACAACCTGCACCACAACAACCTGCACCACAACAACCTGCACCACAACAACCTGCACCACAACAACTTGCACAACAACACCCTGTACAACAACACCACCCTGTACTACAACGACCCCTTGCGCGCATCAAGATACAACACCACCCTGTACAACAACACCACCCTGTACTACCACACCACCTTGCACCACAACAACCTGCACCACAACAACCTGCACCACAACAAC TTGCACAACAACACC CTGCACCACAACAACTTGCACAACAACACCCTGTACAACAACACCACCCTGTACAACAACACCACCCTGTAC TACAACGACCCCTTGCGCGCATCAAGATACAACACCACCCTGTACAACAACACCACCCTGTACTACCACACCACCTTGCACCACGACAACctgcaccacaacaacatgcaccacaacaacatgcaccacaacaacatgCACCACAACAACTTGCACAACAACACCCTGTACAACAACACCACCCTGTACAACAACACCACCCTGTAC TACAACGACCCCTTGCGCGCATCAAGATACAACACCACCCTGTACAACAACACCACCCTGTACTACCACACCACCTTGCACCACAACAACCTGCACCACAACAACCTGCACCACGACAACatgcaccacaacaacatgcaccacaacaacatgcaccacaacaacatgCACAACAACACCCTGTACAACAACACCACCCTGTGCAACAACACCACCCTGTACTACAACGACCCCTTGCGCGCATCAAGATACAACACCACCCTGTACAACAACACCACCCTGTACTACCACACCACCTTGCACCACAACAACCTGCACCACAACAACCTGCACCACGACAACATGCACCACAACAACTTGCACAACAACACCCTGTACAACAACACCACcctgtacaacaacaacttgcacAACAACACcctgtacaacaacaacttgcacaacaacaacatgcaccACGACAACATGCGCCACATCAACAGTCCGCTCTGCCGCAGCTATAGTCGAAGCCACATCAACAGTCCGCTCTGTCGCAGCTGCAGTGCAAGCCACAGTGTCGTATCCAGAGCTGTTGTCAGCCGATGA
- the LOC133848129 gene encoding GATA zinc finger domain-containing protein 14-like isoform X18 has product MYGRSSPRFGSGESALRSRNDYSTLYHDTTMYYNDALHHNNLHHNNLHHNTLYNNTTLYHNTTLYNNTTLYYNDPLRASRYNTTLYNNTTLYYHTTLHHNNLHHNNLHHNNLHHNNLHHNNLHHNNLHHNTLYNNTTLYYNDPLRASRYNTTLYNNTTLYYHTTLHHNNLHHNNLHHNNLHHNNLHHNNLHNNTLYNNTTLYYNDPLRASRYNTTLYNNTTLYYHTTLHHNNLHHNNLHHNNLHHNNLHHNNLHNNTLYNNTTLYYNDPLRASRYNTTLYNNTTLYYHTTLHHNNLHHNNLHHNNLHNNTLYNNTTLYNNTTLYYNDPLRASRYNTTLYNNTTLYYHTTLHHDNLHHNNMHHNNMHHNNMHHNNLHNNTLYNNTTLYNNTTLYYNDPLRASRYNTTLYNNTTLYYHTTLHHNNLHHNNLHHDNMHHNNMHHNNMHHNNMHNNTLYNNTTLCNNTTLYYNDPLRASRYNTTLYNNTTLYYHTTLHHNNLHHNNLHHDNMHHNNLHNNTLYNNTTLYNNNLHNNTLYNNNLHNNNMHHDNMRHINSPLCRSYSRSHINSPLCRSCSASHSVVSRAVVSR; this is encoded by the exons ATGTACGGAAGGTCATCCCCACGTTTTGGAAGCGGAGAATCCGCCTTGCGATCACGAAACGACTACTCCACCCTGTACCACGACACCACCATGTATTACAACGACGC CTTGCACCACAACAACCTGCACCACAACAACCTGCACCACAACACCCTGTACAACAACACCACCCTGTACCACAACACCACCCTGTACAACAACACCACCCTGTACTACAACGACCCCTTGCGCGCATCAAGATACAACACCACCCTGTACAACAACACCACCCTGTACTACCACACCACCTTGCACCACAACAACCTGCACCACAACAACCTGCACCACAACAACCTGCACCACAACAACCTGCACCACAACAACCTGCACCACAACAACCTGCACCACAACACCCTGTACAACAACACCACCCTGTACTACAACGACCCCTTGCGCGCATCAAGATACAACACCACCCTGTACAACAACACCACCCTGTACTACCACACCACCTTGCACCACAACAACCTGCACCACAACAACCTGCACCACAACAACCTGCACCACAACAACCTGCACCACAACAACTTGCACAACAACACCCTGTACAACAACACCACCCTGTACTACAACGACCCCTTGCGCGCATCAAGATACAACACCACCCTGTACAACAACACCACCCTGTACTACCACACCACCTTGCACCACAACAACCTGCACCACAACAACCTGCACCACAACAACCTGCACCACAACAACCTGCACCACAACAACTTGCACAACAACACCCTGTACAACAACACCACCCTGTACTACAACGACCCCTTGCGCGCATCAAGATACAACACCACCCTGTACAACAACACCACCCTGTACTACCACACCACCTTGCACCACAACAACCTGCACCACAACAACCTGCACCACAACAACTTGCACAACAACACCCTGTACAACAACACCACCCTGTACAACAACACCACCCTGTAC TACAACGACCCCTTGCGCGCATCAAGATACAACACCACCCTGTACAACAACACCACCCTGTACTACCACACCACCTTGCACCACGACAACctgcaccacaacaacatgcaccacaacaacatgcaccacaacaacatgCACCACAACAACTTGCACAACAACACCCTGTACAACAACACCACCCTGTACAACAACACCACCCTGTAC TACAACGACCCCTTGCGCGCATCAAGATACAACACCACCCTGTACAACAACACCACCCTGTACTACCACACCACCTTGCACCACAACAACCTGCACCACAACAACCTGCACCACGACAACatgcaccacaacaacatgcaccacaacaacatgcaccacaacaacatgCACAACAACACCCTGTACAACAACACCACCCTGTGCAACAACACCACCCTGTACTACAACGACCCCTTGCGCGCATCAAGATACAACACCACCCTGTACAACAACACCACCCTGTACTACCACACCACCTTGCACCACAACAACCTGCACCACAACAACCTGCACCACGACAACATGCACCACAACAACTTGCACAACAACACCCTGTACAACAACACCACcctgtacaacaacaacttgcacAACAACACcctgtacaacaacaacttgcacaacaacaacatgcaccACGACAACATGCGCCACATCAACAGTCCGCTCTGCCGCAGCTATAGTCGAAGCCACATCAACAGTCCGCTCTGTCGCAGCTGCAGTGCAAGCCACAGTGTCGTATCCAGAGCTGTTGTCAGCCGATGA
- the LOC133848129 gene encoding GATA zinc finger domain-containing protein 14-like isoform X22, whose protein sequence is MYGRSSPRFGSGESALRSRNDYSTLYHDTTMYYNDALYDYTTLYYNDPLHNNNLHHDNMHHNNMHHNNLHNNTLYNNTTLYNNTTLYYHTTLHHNNLHHNNLHHNTLYNNTTLYHNTTLYNNTTLYYNDPLRASRYNTTLYNNTTLYYHTTLHHNNLHHNNLHHNNLHHNNLHHNNLHHNNLHHNTLYNNTTLYYNDPLRASRYNTTLYNNTTLYYHTTLHHNNLHHNNLHHNNLHHNNLHHNNLHNNTLYNNTTLYYNDPLRASRYNTTLYNNTTLYYHTTLHHNNLHHNNLHHNNLHHNNLHHNNLHNNTLYNNTTLYYNDPLRASRYNTTLYNNTTLYYHTTLHHNNLHHNNLHHNNLHNNTLYNNTTLYNNTTLYYNDPLRASRYNTTLYNNTTLYYHTTLHHDNLHHNNMHHNNMHHNNMHHNNLHNNTLYNNTTLYNNTTLYYNDPLRASRYNTTLYNNTTLYYHTTLHHNNLHHDNMHHNNLHNNTLYNNTTLYNNNLHNNTLYNNNLHNNNMHHDNMRHINSPLCRSYSRSHINSPLCRSCSASHSVVSRAVVSR, encoded by the exons ATGTACGGAAGGTCATCCCCACGTTTTGGAAGCGGAGAATCCGCCTTGCGATCACGAAACGACTACTCCACCCTGTACCACGACACCACCATGTATTACAACGACGCCTTGTACGACTACACCACCCTGTACTACAACGACCccttgcacaacaacaacctgcACCACGACAACatgcaccacaacaacatgCACCACAACAACTTGCACAACAACACCCTGTACAACAACACCACCCTGTACAACAACACCACCCTGTAC TACCACACCACCTTGCACCACAACAACCTGCACCACAACAACCTGCACCACAACACCCTGTACAACAACACCACCCTGTACCACAACACCACCCTGTACAACAACACCACCCTGTACTACAACGACCCCTTGCGCGCATCAAGATACAACACCACCCTGTACAACAACACCACCCTGTACTACCACACCACCTTGCACCACAACAACCTGCACCACAACAACCTGCACCACAACAACCTGCACCACAACAACCTGCACCACAACAACCTGCACCACAACAACCTGCACCACAACACCCTGTACAACAACACCACCCTGTACTACAACGACCCCTTGCGCGCATCAAGATACAACACCACCCTGTACAACAACACCACCCTGTACTACCACACCACCTTGCACCACAACAACCTGCACCACAACAACCTGCACCACAACAACCTGCACCACAACAACCTGCACCACAACAACTTGCACAACAACACCCTGTACAACAACACCACCCTGTACTACAACGACCCCTTGCGCGCATCAAGATACAACACCACCCTGTACAACAACACCACCCTGTACTACCACACCACCTTGCACCACAACAACCTGCACCACAACAACCTGCACCACAACAACCTGCACCACAACAACCTGCACCACAACAACTTGCACAACAACACCCTGTACAACAACACCACCCTGTACTACAACGACCCCTTGCGCGCATCAAGATACAACACCACCCTGTACAACAACACCACCCTGTACTACCACACCACCTTGCACCACAACAACCTGCACCACAACAACCTGCACCACAACAACTTGCACAACAACACCCTGTACAACAACACCACCCTGTACAACAACACCACCCTGTAC TACAACGACCCCTTGCGCGCATCAAGATACAACACCACCCTGTACAACAACACCACCCTGTACTACCACACCACCTTGCACCACGACAACctgcaccacaacaacatgcaccacaacaacatgcaccacaacaacatgCACCACAACAACTTGCACAACAACACCCTGTACAACAACACCACCCTGTACAACAACACCACCCTGTAC TACAACGACCCCTTGCGCGCATCAAGATACAACACCACCCTGTACAACAACACCACCCTGTACTACCACACCACCTTGCACCACAACAAC CTGCACCACGACAACATGCACCACAACAACTTGCACAACAACACCCTGTACAACAACACCACcctgtacaacaacaacttgcacAACAACACcctgtacaacaacaacttgcacaacaacaacatgcaccACGACAACATGCGCCACATCAACAGTCCGCTCTGCCGCAGCTATAGTCGAAGCCACATCAACAGTCCGCTCTGTCGCAGCTGCAGTGCAAGCCACAGTGTCGTATCCAGAGCTGTTGTCAGCCGATGA
- the LOC133848129 gene encoding GATA zinc finger domain-containing protein 14-like isoform X15 encodes MYGRSSPRFGSGESALRSRNDYSTLYHDTTMYYNDALYDYTTLYYNDPLHNNNLHHDNMHHNNMHHNNLHNNTLYNNTTLYNNTTLYYHTTLHHNNLHHNNLHHNTLYNNTTLYHNTTLYNNTTLYYNDPLRASRYNTTLYNNTTLYYHTTLHHNNLHHNNLHHNNLHHNNLHHNNLHHNNLHHNTLYNNTTLYYNDPLRASRYNTTLYNNTTLYYHTTLHHNNLHHNNLHHNNLHHNNLHHNNLHNNTLYNNTTLYYNDPLRASRYNTTLYNNTTLYYHTTLHHNNLHHNNLHHNNLHHNNLHHNNLHNNTLHHNNLHNNTLYNNTTLYNNTTLYYNDPLRASRYNTTLYNNTTLYYHTTLHHDNLHHNNMHHNNMHHNNMHHNNLHNNTLYNNTTLYNNTTLYYNDPLRASRYNTTLYNNTTLYYHTTLHHNNLHHNNLHHDNMHHNNMHHNNMHHNNMHNNTLYNNTTLCNNTTLYYNDPLRASRYNTTLYNNTTLYYHTTLHHNNLHHNNLHHDNMHHNNLHNNTLYNNTTLYNNNLHNNTLYNNNLHNNNMHHDNMRHINSPLCRSYSRSHINSPLCRSCSASHSVVSRAVVSR; translated from the exons ATGTACGGAAGGTCATCCCCACGTTTTGGAAGCGGAGAATCCGCCTTGCGATCACGAAACGACTACTCCACCCTGTACCACGACACCACCATGTATTACAACGACGCCTTGTACGACTACACCACCCTGTACTACAACGACCccttgcacaacaacaacctgcACCACGACAACatgcaccacaacaacatgCACCACAACAACTTGCACAACAACACCCTGTACAACAACACCACCCTGTACAACAACACCACCCTGTAC TACCACACCACCTTGCACCACAACAACCTGCACCACAACAACCTGCACCACAACACCCTGTACAACAACACCACCCTGTACCACAACACCACCCTGTACAACAACACCACCCTGTACTACAACGACCCCTTGCGCGCATCAAGATACAACACCACCCTGTACAACAACACCACCCTGTACTACCACACCACCTTGCACCACAACAACCTGCACCACAACAACCTGCACCACAACAACCTGCACCACAACAACCTGCACCACAACAACCTGCACCACAACAACCTGCACCACAACACCCTGTACAACAACACCACCCTGTACTACAACGACCCCTTGCGCGCATCAAGATACAACACCACCCTGTACAACAACACCACCCTGTACTACCACACCACCTTGCACCACAACAACCTGCACCACAACAACCTGCACCACAACAACCTGCACCACAACAACCTGCACCACAACAACTTGCACAACAACACCCTGTACAACAACACCACCCTGTACTACAACGACCCCTTGCGCGCATCAAGATACAACACCACCCTGTACAACAACACCACCCTGTACTACCACACCACCTTGCACCACAACAACCTGCACCACAACAACCTGCACCACAACAACCTGCACCACAACAACCTGCACCACAACAACTTGCACAACAACACC CTGCACCACAACAACTTGCACAACAACACCCTGTACAACAACACCACCCTGTACAACAACACCACCCTGTAC TACAACGACCCCTTGCGCGCATCAAGATACAACACCACCCTGTACAACAACACCACCCTGTACTACCACACCACCTTGCACCACGACAACctgcaccacaacaacatgcaccacaacaacatgcaccacaacaacatgCACCACAACAACTTGCACAACAACACCCTGTACAACAACACCACCCTGTACAACAACACCACCCTGTAC TACAACGACCCCTTGCGCGCATCAAGATACAACACCACCCTGTACAACAACACCACCCTGTACTACCACACCACCTTGCACCACAACAACCTGCACCACAACAACCTGCACCACGACAACatgcaccacaacaacatgcaccacaacaacatgcaccacaacaacatgCACAACAACACCCTGTACAACAACACCACCCTGTGCAACAACACCACCCTGTACTACAACGACCCCTTGCGCGCATCAAGATACAACACCACCCTGTACAACAACACCACCCTGTACTACCACACCACCTTGCACCACAACAACCTGCACCACAACAACCTGCACCACGACAACATGCACCACAACAACTTGCACAACAACACCCTGTACAACAACACCACcctgtacaacaacaacttgcacAACAACACcctgtacaacaacaacttgcacaacaacaacatgcaccACGACAACATGCGCCACATCAACAGTCCGCTCTGCCGCAGCTATAGTCGAAGCCACATCAACAGTCCGCTCTGTCGCAGCTGCAGTGCAAGCCACAGTGTCGTATCCAGAGCTGTTGTCAGCCGATGA
- the LOC133848129 gene encoding GATA zinc finger domain-containing protein 14-like isoform X12 translates to MYGRSSPRFGSGESALRSRNDYSTLYHDTTMYYNDALYDYTTLYYNDPLHNNNLHHDNMHHNNMHHNNLHNNTLYNNTTHNTTLYNNTTLYYNDPLRASRYNTTLYNNTTLYYHTTLHHNNLHHNNLHHNNLHHNNLHHNNLHHNNLHHNTLYNNTTLYYNDPLRASRYNTTLYNNTTLYYHTTLHHNNLHHNNLHHNNLHHNNLHHNNLHNNTLYNNTTLYYNDPLRASRYNTTLYNNTTLYYHTTLHHNNLHHNNLHHNNLHHNNLHHNNLHNNTLYNNTTLYYNDPLRASRYNTTLYNNTTLYYHTTLHHNNLHHNNLHHNNLHNNTLYNNTTLYNNTTLYYNDPLRASRYNTTLYNNTTLYYHTTLHHDNLHHNNMHHNNMHHNNMHHNNLHNNTLYNNTTLYNNTTLYYNDPLRASRYNTTLYNNTTLYYHTTLHHNNLHHNNLHHDNMHHNNMHHNNMHHNNMHNNTLYNNTTLCNNTTLYYNDPLRASRYNTTLYNNTTLYYHTTLHHNNLHHNNLHHDNMHHNNLHNNTLYNNTTLYNNNLHNNTLYNNNLHNNNMHHDNMRHINSPLCRSYSRSHINSPLCRSCSASHSVVSRAVVSR, encoded by the exons ATGTACGGAAGGTCATCCCCACGTTTTGGAAGCGGAGAATCCGCCTTGCGATCACGAAACGACTACTCCACCCTGTACCACGACACCACCATGTATTACAACGACGCCTTGTACGACTACACCACCCTGTACTACAACGACCccttgcacaacaacaacctgcACCACGACAACatgcaccacaacaacatgCACCACAACAACTTGCACAACAACACCCTGTACAACAACACCACC CACAACACCACCCTGTACAACAACACCACCCTGTACTACAACGACCCCTTGCGCGCATCAAGATACAACACCACCCTGTACAACAACACCACCCTGTACTACCACACCACCTTGCACCACAACAACCTGCACCACAACAACCTGCACCACAACAACCTGCACCACAACAACCTGCACCACAACAACCTGCACCACAACAACCTGCACCACAACACCCTGTACAACAACACCACCCTGTACTACAACGACCCCTTGCGCGCATCAAGATACAACACCACCCTGTACAACAACACCACCCTGTACTACCACACCACCTTGCACCACAACAACCTGCACCACAACAACCTGCACCACAACAACCTGCACCACAACAACCTGCACCACAACAACTTGCACAACAACACCCTGTACAACAACACCACCCTGTACTACAACGACCCCTTGCGCGCATCAAGATACAACACCACCCTGTACAACAACACCACCCTGTACTACCACACCACCTTGCACCACAACAACCTGCACCACAACAACCTGCACCACAACAACCTGCACCACAACAACCTGCACCACAACAACTTGCACAACAACACCCTGTACAACAACACCACCCTGTACTACAACGACCCCTTGCGCGCATCAAGATACAACACCACCCTGTACAACAACACCACCCTGTACTACCACACCACCTTGCACCACAACAACCTGCACCACAACAACCTGCACCACAACAACTTGCACAACAACACCCTGTACAACAACACCACCCTGTACAACAACACCACCCTGTAC TACAACGACCCCTTGCGCGCATCAAGATACAACACCACCCTGTACAACAACACCACCCTGTACTACCACACCACCTTGCACCACGACAACctgcaccacaacaacatgcaccacaacaacatgcaccacaacaacatgCACCACAACAACTTGCACAACAACACCCTGTACAACAACACCACCCTGTACAACAACACCACCCTGTAC TACAACGACCCCTTGCGCGCATCAAGATACAACACCACCCTGTACAACAACACCACCCTGTACTACCACACCACCTTGCACCACAACAACCTGCACCACAACAACCTGCACCACGACAACatgcaccacaacaacatgcaccacaacaacatgcaccacaacaacatgCACAACAACACCCTGTACAACAACACCACCCTGTGCAACAACACCACCCTGTACTACAACGACCCCTTGCGCGCATCAAGATACAACACCACCCTGTACAACAACACCACCCTGTACTACCACACCACCTTGCACCACAACAACCTGCACCACAACAACCTGCACCACGACAACATGCACCACAACAACTTGCACAACAACACCCTGTACAACAACACCACcctgtacaacaacaacttgcacAACAACACcctgtacaacaacaacttgcacaacaacaacatgcaccACGACAACATGCGCCACATCAACAGTCCGCTCTGCCGCAGCTATAGTCGAAGCCACATCAACAGTCCGCTCTGTCGCAGCTGCAGTGCAAGCCACAGTGTCGTATCCAGAGCTGTTGTCAGCCGATGA